In Rutidosis leptorrhynchoides isolate AG116_Rl617_1_P2 chromosome 2, CSIRO_AGI_Rlap_v1, whole genome shotgun sequence, one genomic interval encodes:
- the LOC139892027 gene encoding protein OPI10 homolog, with translation MFGVVFPNRSFPIDISTFTQIDTFHWLLDMNTFVGEAYDSIREVCIFLLNNFTLPADKALAVYIQSPGSPFLFVGAVTLARPSAVLSLPWPDPSTESAPLSAKIGVSVEDLSSLPSLDVAAEKKIERLAMKVGENLFNFMQSFCGVDGSKLVVPMDILDRWFKKFQERSKRDPEYLKGFAL, from the exons ATGTTCGGAGTCGTGTTCCCAAATCGTAGTTTTCCAATCGACATCTCTACTTTCACTCAAATCGACACCTTCCACTGGCTCCTCGACATGAACACCTTCGTCG GTGAAGCTTACGATTCGATCCGTGAAGTTTGCATATTCCTTTTAAACAATTTCACACTTCCAGCAGACAAAGCGTTAGCTGTTTACATTCAATCACCAGGTTCCCCTTTTTTATTCGTAGGTGCAGTAACCCTAGCACGTCCATCTGCAGTTCTATCTCTCCCATGGCCCGATCCATCAACCGAATCTGCTCCGCTCTCCGCCAAAATCGGTGTATCCGTTGAAGATCTATCGTCCCTCCCGTCACTCGATGTTGCCGCGGAGAAAAAGATCGAACGGTTAGCGATGAAAGTTGGGGAAAACTTGTTCAATTTTATGCAGTCGTTTTGTGGTGTTGATGGGAGTAAGTTGGTTGTGCCAATGGATATTTTGGATAGATGGTTTAAGAAGTTTCAAGAACGTTCGAAACGTGATCCGGAGTACTTGAAGGGATTTGCTCTTTAG